From a single Opisthocomus hoazin isolate bOpiHoa1 chromosome 6, bOpiHoa1.hap1, whole genome shotgun sequence genomic region:
- the SOAT1 gene encoding sterol O-acyltransferase 1 isoform X1, whose amino-acid sequence MAGEDCVRKRQSGSTTTCKTAENEETPRRPESERLFQNSSNGRVDVDHVITRKMQLIAEAEQLKPAFMKEVDSHFTEFVNSLVAKSALMDSSSSAPLFPASCAEKELHKAKTLRAPPEHGKIFTARRSLLDELFEVSHIRTIYHMFIALLIVFILSTLLVDFIDEGRLVLGFDLLVFVFGKFPVVFCTWLCMFCATVIIPYHLFVWWAQGYCSSSHRVIHSLFYGVLFTLFQTAGLGFGPTYIAVSYALPPASRFIVILEQVRLIMKAHSFVRENVPRVLSSVKDKSSTVPIPRISQYLYFLFAPTLIYRDNYPRNPTIRWGYVATKFAQVLGSLFYAYYIFVRLCIPQFRNSSQETFNLRGLVLCIFNSILPGVLILFLVFFAFLHCWLNAFAEMLRFADRMFYKDWWNSTSYANYYRTWNVVVHDWLYYYAYRDFLWFFGKKFKAAAMLSVFTVSAAVHEYVLSICFGYFYPVLFCLFMCFGMVFNFILNDRRKGPIWNVIMWTSLFLGQGVIICLYSQEWYARQYCPTENPTFLDYLKPRSWSCHVKM is encoded by the exons GCCGGGTTGATGTTGACCATGTGATAACAAGGAAAATGCAGCTAATAGCAGAAGCTGAG CAATTGAAGCCAGCTTTTATGAAGGAAGTGGACAGTCACTTCACAGAGTTTGTGAACAGTTTGGTGGCAAAATCAGCGCTCATGGATTCGTCATCTTCAGCCCCCCTCTTCCCAGCTTCCTGTGCAGAGAAGGAACTGCATAAAGCCAA GACCTTGAGGGCCCCTCCAGAACATGGGAAGATCTTTACTGCCAGGAGGTCCCTCTTGGA TGAGCTGTTTGAAGTGAGTCACATCAGGACGATCTACCACATGTTCATCGCGCTTCTCATTGTCTTCATCCTCAGCACACTTTTAGTAGACTTCATTGATGAAGGAAG GCTGGTCCTAGGATTTGATCTCTTGGTCTTTGTTTTCGGAAAGTTCCCAGTCGTCTTCTGTACTTGGCTGTGCATGTTCTGTGCCACGGTTATCATTCCATACCACCTCTTCGTCTGGTGGGCCCAAGGGTATTGCAGTTCCTCCCATCGTGTAATCCACTCTCTCTTCTATGGGGTGTTGTTCACGCTCTTCCAGACAGCTGGGCTTGGATTTGGACCAACATATATTGCTGTATCGTATGCCCTGCCTCCGGCTTCCCGCTTTATTGTAATACTGGAACAG GTTCGTCTCATAATGAAGGCTCATTCATTTGTCCGGGAGAACGTACCCAGAGTCCTGTCCTCTGTAAAGGACAAGTCCA GCACAGTACCTATTCCCAGAATTTCTCAGTACCTGTACTTCCTCTTTGCTCCCACCCTCATCTACAGAGACAACTACCCCAG GAATCCCACGATAAGATGGGGCTATGTAGCTACCAAGTTTGCACAG GTGCTTGGTTCACTCTTCTATGCCTACTACATCTTTGTGAGACTTTGCATTCCTCAGTTTCGCAACAGTAGTCAAGAAACCTTCAATCTCCGAGGGCTGGTTCTCTGCATCTTCAACTCCATCCTACCAG GTGTGCTGATTCTCTTCCTGGTTTTCTTTGCGTTCCTTCACTGTTGGCTTAACGCGTTTGCTGAGATGCTGCGCTTTGCAGACAGAATGTTCTACAAG GACTGGTGGAACTCCACTTCCTATGCAAATTACTACCGAACCTGGAACGTGGTAGTGCATGACTGGCTGTATTACTATGCCTACAGGGACTTCCTTTGG TTTTTTGGTAAGAAGTTCAAAGCGGCAGCCATGCTCTCTGTCTTCACAGTATCGGCTGCTGTGCATGAATACGTTCTGAGCATCTGCTTTGGCTACTTCTATCCAGTTCTCTTTTGCCTCTTTATGTGCTTTGGAA TGGTCTTCAACTTCATCCTTAATGACCGTCGGAAGGGGCCCATCTGGAACGTGATCATGTGGACGTCGCTCTTCCTGGGCCAAGGTGTCATCATTTGCCTCTACAGCCAGGAGTGGTACGCCCGCCAGTACTGCCCTACGGAAAAT CCCACGTTCCTGGACTACTTAAAACCACGCTCATGGTCGTGTCATGTGAAGATGTAA
- the SOAT1 gene encoding sterol O-acyltransferase 1 isoform X2, with translation MKKRRGDLRARGYFKTRAMQLKPAFMKEVDSHFTEFVNSLVAKSALMDSSSSAPLFPASCAEKELHKAKTLRAPPEHGKIFTARRSLLDELFEVSHIRTIYHMFIALLIVFILSTLLVDFIDEGRLVLGFDLLVFVFGKFPVVFCTWLCMFCATVIIPYHLFVWWAQGYCSSSHRVIHSLFYGVLFTLFQTAGLGFGPTYIAVSYALPPASRFIVILEQVRLIMKAHSFVRENVPRVLSSVKDKSSTVPIPRISQYLYFLFAPTLIYRDNYPRNPTIRWGYVATKFAQVLGSLFYAYYIFVRLCIPQFRNSSQETFNLRGLVLCIFNSILPGVLILFLVFFAFLHCWLNAFAEMLRFADRMFYKDWWNSTSYANYYRTWNVVVHDWLYYYAYRDFLWFFGKKFKAAAMLSVFTVSAAVHEYVLSICFGYFYPVLFCLFMCFGMVFNFILNDRRKGPIWNVIMWTSLFLGQGVIICLYSQEWYARQYCPTENPTFLDYLKPRSWSCHVKM, from the exons CAATTGAAGCCAGCTTTTATGAAGGAAGTGGACAGTCACTTCACAGAGTTTGTGAACAGTTTGGTGGCAAAATCAGCGCTCATGGATTCGTCATCTTCAGCCCCCCTCTTCCCAGCTTCCTGTGCAGAGAAGGAACTGCATAAAGCCAA GACCTTGAGGGCCCCTCCAGAACATGGGAAGATCTTTACTGCCAGGAGGTCCCTCTTGGA TGAGCTGTTTGAAGTGAGTCACATCAGGACGATCTACCACATGTTCATCGCGCTTCTCATTGTCTTCATCCTCAGCACACTTTTAGTAGACTTCATTGATGAAGGAAG GCTGGTCCTAGGATTTGATCTCTTGGTCTTTGTTTTCGGAAAGTTCCCAGTCGTCTTCTGTACTTGGCTGTGCATGTTCTGTGCCACGGTTATCATTCCATACCACCTCTTCGTCTGGTGGGCCCAAGGGTATTGCAGTTCCTCCCATCGTGTAATCCACTCTCTCTTCTATGGGGTGTTGTTCACGCTCTTCCAGACAGCTGGGCTTGGATTTGGACCAACATATATTGCTGTATCGTATGCCCTGCCTCCGGCTTCCCGCTTTATTGTAATACTGGAACAG GTTCGTCTCATAATGAAGGCTCATTCATTTGTCCGGGAGAACGTACCCAGAGTCCTGTCCTCTGTAAAGGACAAGTCCA GCACAGTACCTATTCCCAGAATTTCTCAGTACCTGTACTTCCTCTTTGCTCCCACCCTCATCTACAGAGACAACTACCCCAG GAATCCCACGATAAGATGGGGCTATGTAGCTACCAAGTTTGCACAG GTGCTTGGTTCACTCTTCTATGCCTACTACATCTTTGTGAGACTTTGCATTCCTCAGTTTCGCAACAGTAGTCAAGAAACCTTCAATCTCCGAGGGCTGGTTCTCTGCATCTTCAACTCCATCCTACCAG GTGTGCTGATTCTCTTCCTGGTTTTCTTTGCGTTCCTTCACTGTTGGCTTAACGCGTTTGCTGAGATGCTGCGCTTTGCAGACAGAATGTTCTACAAG GACTGGTGGAACTCCACTTCCTATGCAAATTACTACCGAACCTGGAACGTGGTAGTGCATGACTGGCTGTATTACTATGCCTACAGGGACTTCCTTTGG TTTTTTGGTAAGAAGTTCAAAGCGGCAGCCATGCTCTCTGTCTTCACAGTATCGGCTGCTGTGCATGAATACGTTCTGAGCATCTGCTTTGGCTACTTCTATCCAGTTCTCTTTTGCCTCTTTATGTGCTTTGGAA TGGTCTTCAACTTCATCCTTAATGACCGTCGGAAGGGGCCCATCTGGAACGTGATCATGTGGACGTCGCTCTTCCTGGGCCAAGGTGTCATCATTTGCCTCTACAGCCAGGAGTGGTACGCCCGCCAGTACTGCCCTACGGAAAAT CCCACGTTCCTGGACTACTTAAAACCACGCTCATGGTCGTGTCATGTGAAGATGTAA